The genomic interval GAGATCGATCCCCCACACGTCGATCCCGTTCTCGGCCAGGAACACGGGCAGCGAGCGCTCGGCCGGGTCCGACGGCGCGGCGAGGAACGATCCCTCGAAACCGACGCCCGATCCGTGGAGGAGGAACAGCGATTCCGGAGCCCGGATCGGACGTCCCGGCCGACGCTCCCGCACGACCCGGTGCAGCCGGATCGCATCGTAGGGACCGTTGCCGGTCCGGATCTCGAAGACGACGTGCACGACGTCCTCGGTCAGCGCGGCACGATCGACGACGGTCACCGGACCGACGATCCGATCGAGGCCGTCGACGTCGGGAGCGCGCTCGGGATCGATCTCCCAGTGGGCGGCGAGGGCGAGCTGGGCGGCGAGGGACTCGACGCGCGGATCGGCGGTTTCCTCGACGGACGGGACCGTGCCGCTCGGGACGGTGTCCGCGGGATCGGTGATGCGGTCGCGATCGCAGCCGGTGGCCACGAGGACCGCGACGAGGGTGGCGATGGGAAACAGGGAACGGAGAGGGCGCACGGGAGGCCTCCTGCAGTGTGGAATCCGGCGTGGTCGCACCGGCCCCTGCCGTGTACCACGCGATTCGTGTTCTACACAGGAGACGGGCCCGAATGCGGGATCGAACGGTGTCCGGTGCGATCAGGCCGGACGCTCGATCGCCCCCCGCAACCGATCGAGCACCCGGTTCACACGCATCCGGGCGGCGTCGGCCGACTCGAGCGACAGCCGACGGGCGAGTTCGGCGTAGCCGAGTTCGAGCTCGAAGCGCAGGACGAGCAGCTCGCGCGACGGCCCCGGCAGCTCGTCGATCCGACACCGCACGAAGGCTTCGAATTCGCGCTCGAGCAGGCACTCGAGCTCGGAGGGGCCGTCCTCGGGGAGGTCCGTGTCGAGGTCGGCATGCAGCGGCCTCGTCCCCCGGCCCAGGTCCGCAAGGTGGTTGCG from Candidatus Krumholzibacteriia bacterium carries:
- a CDS encoding sigma-70 family RNA polymerase sigma factor; protein product: MEPEDLFDTHGLVRSARDGDARAIERLYRRYIDRVETWARGRVPLRARDLHDTQSVAHDVLVRSLLRVVDGDEGIRTSFRAYVRRALRNHLADLGRGTRPLHADLDTDLPEDGPSELECLLEREFEAFVRCRIDELPGPSRELLVLRFELELGYAELARRLSLESADAARMRVNRVLDRLRGAIERPA